In Paramormyrops kingsleyae isolate MSU_618 chromosome 18, PKINGS_0.4, whole genome shotgun sequence, the DNA window CATGAGCATTTAGACAGCAGCATGCATCAGTTCTCCATCTAGAGAACTCCATCTTGAGAACCATAATCTTTGCCTCCCTCTGTCCTTCAAGCTCAGGGGGTCGTCACGGTGACATTGGCCCAGGATGGGAAGACGTCCAGGTGGAACATAGCTGTGCCCCAGGTGTTGATAGCGATGTTGATCATGATGACGCCAATGGCGTTGAGCCCAAGGCCAGCCTTGGCCTGGTGACGGAGATACAGAATGACCTTTAAATCTGGAGTTTTAGGAGTACAACTCCATGCTCCGAAGGTTAAAGGGTCTTACCATGTCCATGACCTTCAGCTTGCCATAGGAGAAAGCAATAGCGTTGGGTGGAGTAGCCACAGGTAGCATGAAGGCCATGGAGGCGCAGATGGTGCAGGGCAGCATGACATAGAGTGGGTTCAGATGTATGGCAGTAGCCTGTAGATAGAAAGGGACTGTCTGATGACCATCCTACTTCAATCCACGAAGTGAAGAACTGCATCAACTGCTATTTCAGTAACTTCTCCCCCTACTCTGTTAACCAAGTGTCTGAAGAACCACACACTGCGTGTCAATCAACTGCCTACTCTGTGCAACGTTTTAAGGGAGAAAAAAAGTTACAAATGCTCTGTTTTTTTATAGGGATACATGATGGCCTCATGAATGTTTATCCGCTCTCTGGAAATGACATCCAGCTGTACGTTCTGGCCGTAAGTGTCAGAAAGCTCTGGCTCACCATAGAGGCCAGGATGGGCAGGAAGAGTGTGGTGGTGGCTGAGTTGCTGGAACATTCTGTGAAGGTTCCCACCagcaggcagagcagcaggCAGATCACGAAGGGGGGGACCTGTTGCAGGGGGGCCAAACTCTGCCCCAGCCACAGGGACAGGCCAGACTTCTGTATGCAGACACACCGGGCTTCAGCATAATCACTACAATACAGGTGCAGGTTCTCCCACACTCCAATAGGCACATGTGAGAACCGAGATAGACACAAACCTCGCTGCCCCGGGCCAGAGCAAAGCCCCCTCCCAGCAGCAGGATGATGTTCCAGGGCATCTTCTCATGTACAACCTGCCAGTTTAGCAGGGTGGAAGGGGCCTTCATACTCTCACCTGAGGGAAGTTGGAATCAGGTACAGAAAATGTGGATATTATGTACTGAGAACCGAGGACTGGAATTCTCACCAAGGTCCGTGAAATATTTTAAGTACATTTGAAGTATAATTAGAGTAAGAATCTTAAAAAGCAGCATTACCAACGGAACATCCTAATTTACACTAGAGGATCTTTCAGACATGACTACTGATCATTACCATTATGACACAAATTTTAATTCACCAATGTGGTCTAATTATTCTGGCCTTTGGCAGCTTGGTAAAAGTGCGGCAGATTTCAGAAAGTAGTATCAcgaagaaaaaagaaactagGCCAGACTAGGGGGGAAAAAATTGCAGGGTATCTGCAAATGTGCAGCTAAACCCTCATTTTGTGGCCGGTACATGGGTGTGATAGATTTCATTGGCTTTGCCTTCACATCCGTTTCTGCTGCTGTCATCACCATCGACAGCATCACTGTGACGAAGACAGGAGGCGCTGGGTAGCCTGGAGGGGATTATGAAGAATAGTGTAGACATGAAGATGGCAACCGTGCCATCAGTGACATACCTGCAACACAGAGATGGGCATGTTAACGCTGTGGCTGCGCAGAAAACATTGGTGTGTCCCAAATACAGGTACTGATTCTCGTTTGTGTGATTTGCCTTGTGGGGTTTAGCACAAATTGGCCATTTCCTCGCTCTCCAGTGAAAAACGCATATCACTAAAATTACATAATTTCAGGAGTGTGGAAAAAATACACTTTCTCAGAAACTACTTTGCAAAATAAACCTAAAGCAATATAATCAAGCGCCACAAATAGATATCAATCTGTACACAGCGATCAGTGAACGGCTGAGTGGTTCAAATGGATTCTCCCGTGGATTCTTGTCAGTGAGGCAGAAATGTGAGTGTCGATAAAATGCAAACTAATCTCactttatattcacaattaacaatgatgatagttagctgactatctagctaTCAACGTTCACTTGATTAAATTGGCGATATAAAGTAGTTCACATAACCATCATGAATACAAACATATACTATTTAAtaggggtgtaacaatgcatcgatttgtatcgatatatcgattcaacgGCAAACGATCCAATTCATCGATATGACCGCATAAATGTCgatacatgtgtttttattttctggcctGTTCCGGTATTGctttcatgatccactccgacgtatacatggtctacaccaACGGGTGCCTAATACATCgatcgcgatctactggtcgatcgcaaaggtagtgtgggtagatcgtatggcataaaaaatagaggatggatgatgcGTTCAACcacgccagctgctgcaagctaccgagtcgcctagctagcctccaatttatttctactaaacttaagaaagtgtataaaaatgaatgggggagctggaccaagtaagaagcctctagcacacgagagggtcatacgagcaggtcatgacagttatggacatacttttcgttacacttttgtatttgtctggagaatacttgattcaaaataaaaaattattcaccatgttaatctacatccatccaaagtttttatttttgccttattgcactttattttgcttcaTTTATaggacatacttgactacactagattttgtttacagttgccaataaaatatgataaaatgctaattatatttgccttctttaatccattgaaatgtaaaggattgtgtgaaatttcatcatttcgactactatccccagtatcgaacTGAATCGTATCGTATCGCATCGTCTCGTGGGAATTCCTGATGTATCAAAAAAAATCGAACTGTTGGCTTGAGGAATCGATACTGTATCGTAtcgcgaggaaagctgtgatttacacccctactaTTTAAATAGATGACTTCATAAAACATATTTCCATTGGTCAATTAGATGTCAGACACTATTATGGGTGAATGGGCATACTCAGAATCACAATCAACAAAAATGGGCATGCTCAAAGAATGGGCATACTCAAAATTACAACAGTCGACAATtagacacaatggaaagcgacGATATGCAAGCACCCTCTTCTGCGGTCCCTCATAAGACCCATTAACTCACTGCTTGTCCATGTTGAAGAGCACAGTAGCCCAGCCAGGGATAAATCCAGGCTCCCGTGTAAACCACAGTAGCACCAgcaggatgaagatgatgaggaCAGCCGCTTCTGCGAAGCTCATCCTGCCCAACTTCTTGTACTCCTCACACATCACCTGGTAGGCCTCCCTGTCTCCTGCATTCTTTGCGCCACAGCCAAAAGATTTCTTCAGGCTGAAATTTGCAGGAAGGATGCTGTTGCGTTTACCTGCTAGTCATGGTTCTATTTAACTGACCAGATGCTACCAGTACAAGTAGCACTGCCAAATCCAGGATCCCCGGCTTGCAGGCTACATGAATTTGCAGCCGAAAAGTTAAACACAGCAGCTCGGGGCATCCTTCCCGTAGATGGCCCTTCTACACGAGTCATGCATCTTGTAGATGAGATGTTTCAATCCAGAGCAATAGCTGCACATAGATTTACAGTTTTACAGCTTTACTGTAGTTTCCTCCAAAAAAATATGTTTCTCAGGAAACAGAATATGCAAACTTGCTGCCAAGCTTCCAGTTCCTGAACCCCTGCTTTCCCATTGGCTGTCAAAGGGGCACCAGCAACGAGTCGCAAACAAATCAAAATGCATAAACTGTGTCAAGGGACTGCTTGCATGTGCCGTGTATGGGTTggtttcataaatgttttctGCATTGTGTGTTGCTTTGAAGACAAAAGTACA includes these proteins:
- the LOC111852929 gene encoding solute carrier family 13 member 2-like isoform X2, whose translation is MGGCLKWLWAHRNYLIIFIIPLLLLPLPLVIKTPEAKCGFVIILMSLYWCTECMPLAVTALLPVILFPAMGIMVSEEVCVQYLKDSNMLFIGGLLVAIAVESWELHRRIALRVLLLVGVRPALNTASTAMMLPIAQAVLQQLSDTEARADEQELSQSVHDNLAFQTDLVMDQKVSLQDLKKDEAMETEVVDSFSEQKTRAREEKYLQLSKGLSLSVCYAASIGGTATLTGTTPNLILKGQVDELFPDNKDIINFASWFGFAFPNMLCMLVFSWMWLQFMFLGFNLKKSFGCGAKNAGDREAYQVMCEEYKKLGRMSFAEAAVLIIFILLVLLWFTREPGFIPGWATVLFNMDKQYVTDGTVAIFMSTLFFIIPSRLPSASCLRHSDAVDGDDSSRNGCEGESMKAPSTLLNWQVVHEKMPWNIILLLGGGFALARGSEKSGLSLWLGQSLAPLQQVPPFVICLLLCLLVGTFTECSSNSATTTLFLPILASMATAIHLNPLYVMLPCTICASMAFMLPVATPPNAIAFSYGKLKVMDMAKAGLGLNAIGVIMINIAINTWGTAMFHLDVFPSWANVTVTTP
- the LOC111852929 gene encoding solute carrier family 13 member 2-like isoform X3, whose amino-acid sequence is MLFIGGLLVAIAVESWELHRRIALRVLLLVGVRPALLMMGFMGVTAFLSMWISNTASTAMMLPIAQAVLQQLSDTEARADEQELSQSVHDNLAFQTDLVMDQKVSLQDLKKDEAMETEVVDSFSEQKTRAREEKYLQLSKGLSLSVCYAASIGGTATLTGTTPNLILKGQVDELFPDNKDIINFASWFGFAFPNMLCMLVFSWMWLQFMFLGFNLKKSFGCGAKNAGDREAYQVMCEEYKKLGRMSFAEAAVLIIFILLVLLWFTREPGFIPGWATVLFNMDKQYVTDGTVAIFMSTLFFIIPSRLPSASCLRHSDAVDGDDSSRNGCEGESMKAPSTLLNWQVVHEKMPWNIILLLGGGFALARGSEKSGLSLWLGQSLAPLQQVPPFVICLLLCLLVGTFTECSSNSATTTLFLPILASMATAIHLNPLYVMLPCTICASMAFMLPVATPPNAIAFSYGKLKVMDMAKAGLGLNAIGVIMINIAINTWGTAMFHLDVFPSWANVTVTTP